TATTTATTTCGTGTGCAATACTGGCAACAAGCTGCCCTAGTGTCGTCATCTTTTCATTATGAATAAGTTGAGACTGTGTTTCTCTAAGTTCTTTTAAAGCTTCTTGTAGTTGAGTGTTTTGTTCTTGGATTTTCTGTTCAGTTGCTTTCAGCTGGTCAATGTTTTGCATAATTCCTGTCCAGATGACTCCTCCATCACCTATTTGAGTGGGTTTAGAGGTAGCATGTATCCACATTTCTTTTCCATCTTTCATGAGGCGTAATTCAGATTCCCATTGCTGCATAGTATCTACCGAATAATTTATAGCAGACTGAAAGCCAAGTAAATCTTTTGGATGTATGGATTCAAAAATATTGTTTGAAGAGTTATTCAAAATATCTTTTGGGTTTACACCTAAAATAAGCTCAGAACCTTTACTTACCAAAGGGAAAGACACATTGCCTTTATTATCTCGTTTGAACTGATAAATCATAGCTGGTACAGCATCAAAAATCTGTTCTAGTTGTTGTTTTTGCTTGGCTAAATCCTGTTGGAGATGATACATTTCTCTGATTCCTTTTCGAAGTTGTTTCTCAGAACTAGCTAGGTCTTTATTTTGTTCTTCTATAATTTTTTCATATTCCTTTTGCTTGGTAATATCTTGTGTAACCCCTAAGACAAAAGCAGGCTCTCCTTCTTCATTTTTAATAAGAATAGCTTTTGACTCATGATAACGTGTTTTCCCATCAATAGGAACTGTCCTGTATATAGCATGATATTGTGAGATTTTTTGTGTAGCCAAATCTTCAATCATCTGATTGACTTTTTCTAAATCTTCGCTATGCATTCTTTGAGCAGTCATCTCAGCATTGATTTCTTGGTTAGGGTCAAGTCCAAATATTTTTTTAGTCTGCTTGTCCCAGTAAGGCTGTTTTGTTATCAAATCAAACTCCCACAATCCAATACCTGTTTTTTCTAAGGTAAGTGTAAGACGCTCTTGAATCTTTTGATTTTCTTCTTTAGCAATCTTTAATTCATCTATATTTTTTTGAAGTTCATATTCAGATTTTTTCTGCTGAGTAATATCTTGTGTGATACCAAATATAGAGATAGGTTGCCCTTCTTCATTTTTGATTAGAATTGCTTTTGACTCATGATAGTTGATTTTTCCATCAATGGGTTTTGTTCTATATATTACTTGATATTGTGGTATTTTTTGTAAAACCAAATCTTCAATCATCTGATTGCCTTTTTTTAGGTCGTCTGCATTTACTCTTTGTGCAGCAATTTCAGCTGTCATTTCCTCATCTTGACTAATGCCAAGTATTTTCTTTGCCTGATTATCCCAATAGGTTTTATTATTTACTAAATCAATCTCCCACATACCAATTCCCGTTTTTTCTAAAGTTATGGTAAGTTTGGTTTGAATCTTCTTGATTTCTTTTTGAGCTTCTTCTAATTCGTGTAGTTTTTGTTGAAGCTCAAGTTTTGATAATTTTTGCTTTGTAATATCTTGAACAATTCCTGATATTCTTTTTTCATTGTTCTCTTCCACCAAAACACCTCTAGAATGATAATAATATATTCCGTCTTTTTGATTCATTCGGTATTTTATATCGAAAATATCTGTTTTATTCTCAGCAAAGTCGTTTATATTTTGGAATATATATTCTAAATCTGCAGGATGTATTTTTTCTTGCCACTTTTCGGGTGTAAATGTTTCTTTAGTTTCATGAAATAATTTATAGGCTTGCTCATCCCAAAAACTCCCACCAGTTGCTAGATTCAATTCCCAAAGTCCAATTCCTGTTTTTTCTAAAATCATAGTCAATTTAGACTGTATTCTTTCAACTTCTTGCTGTGATTTCTCTAACTCTTTTACCTTTTCTTGAAGAGCAAGCTCAGTATTTTTCTTTTCTGTAATGTCTTGTAAAGTACCATACAGTTCTACACATTTTCCATTTTCCATTTGAGGAATACCAATTATACGTACCCATTTGTGTTGTCTTCTAAAATTAATTAGCTCTAGTTCTTCATC
This Bernardetia sp. DNA region includes the following protein-coding sequences:
- a CDS encoding PAS domain-containing protein, with translation MRYLKQEFYQILKSDEDFFDFIQLNAFDGLWFWNLEKAGDKWLNPKFCSLLGYEREELKGNQINKIFHREDLDKALNIFEKYKKSNTNTYEDDIRFVHKTGKVLWVRMKALIFGKSGNGNHRVVVTHTDITQEHEQEREIIRTLNRYESILNSHSTFIIRTDLQGNYTYVNDYFCKCLNLVREDIINRNSMTAIVETDRHKCLEAVKTCLAAPNESVFVRLRKYLFDKEKNEFTDEFIYTDWEYISILDEQGSISEIQCVGIEVTQKVEAEQELEATKNLLQTCNEAVTTGIWHTDLVNKKIFWDKVTKQIHEVSPDYQSDTTNGFKFEHYTPEYKEIAKGLVDKAINEGISFDEELQIVTEKGNKKWVRAIGIPVFENQTCIELYGTCQDITVQKELELKLKNKVKELEKTHQELTHAQKLLETTNKAAQIGIWELNFDDFTTTWDKITKDIHEVEGDFVSDPENGIAFYKEGNSRQIITKVFTRALEEGVPFDEQLKIITAKGNEIWVRAIGIPTMKDGKCVELYGTFQNIDKQKKNEIMLQEKLEELKTSQKELLHTSTLLETCNASATIGTWKYDINSRDIGWDNIVHSIYALPKGVDLDTTSKINFFKKGKNRDIVIDVIKKAREEGQPFDEELELINFRRQHKWVRIIGIPQMENGKCVELYGTLQDITEKKNTELALQEKVKELEKSQQEVERIQSKLTMILEKTGIGLWELNLATGGSFWDEQAYKLFHETKETFTPEKWQEKIHPADLEYIFQNINDFAENKTDIFDIKYRMNQKDGIYYYHSRGVLVEENNEKRISGIVQDITKQKLSKLELQQKLHELEEAQKEIKKIQTKLTITLEKTGIGMWEIDLVNNKTYWDNQAKKILGISQDEEMTAEIAAQRVNADDLKKGNQMIEDLVLQKIPQYQVIYRTKPIDGKINYHESKAILIKNEEGQPISIFGITQDITQQKKSEYELQKNIDELKIAKEENQKIQERLTLTLEKTGIGLWEFDLITKQPYWDKQTKKIFGLDPNQEINAEMTAQRMHSEDLEKVNQMIEDLATQKISQYHAIYRTVPIDGKTRYHESKAILIKNEEGEPAFVLGVTQDITKQKEYEKIIEEQNKDLASSEKQLRKGIREMYHLQQDLAKQKQQLEQIFDAVPAMIYQFKRDNKGNVSFPLVSKGSELILGVNPKDILNNSSNNIFESIHPKDLLGFQSAINYSVDTMQQWESELRLMKDGKEMWIHATSKPTQIGDGGVIWTGIMQNIDQLKATEQKIQEQNTQLQEALKELRETQSQLIHNEKMTTLGQLVASIAHEIN